One stretch of Tenacibaculum sp. MAR_2010_89 DNA includes these proteins:
- a CDS encoding TonB-dependent receptor domain-containing protein, with product MKKIKNVLLVALFFITAAVVGQTKITGIVVDEMGEPLPGANVVVKGTTNGIGTDFNGKFTLNSKSNSGVVEVSFVGYDTKNVSFTSAKTNLGQIQLQPSNVLGEVVITGVIDIAKDRQTPVASSTIRAEEIQEKLGSQEFPEILKSTPSVYATKQGGGFGDSRLSIRGFDQENVAVLINGVPVNDMENGRVYWSNWMGLSDVTSAMQVQRGLGSSKLANASVGGTVNIVTKTSQQREGGNVGFSYGNDNYMKYRASYSTGKLESGLSASILLSRTQQDGYVDGTKAVGHNYFIGLGYAVNDDHQLEFTFTGAPQWHNQRSYAESISTYQKYGVGGEPNIKYNAAWGYLNGEEFSFRRNFYHKPVMSLNHDWTISDASKLSTVVYASWGRGGGTGPIGDVNNIRDFDSRLRDSNGIVRFDDIAKWNAGGSVPDFGADRTSTISDRSNGLTRRASMNSHNWYGAVVNFHNDANENLSWDLGIDVRTYKGIHYRVVNNLLGATGYVDSRDRNNPNRNITDFVEASPSFNPWQNISDQQKIEYYNDGNVRWLGAFGQVEYKNDKISTYLQGGISQQGFQRVDYFNLGAHNGTEQASSFKNLIGGNIKGGLNWNINEAHNVFFNAGFISKQPFFNSVYTSFTNNDINPFLTNEKIINYEVGYGFSHENYAVKLNAYRTSWKDRFLRGRGSVRGNFVQINGVEQVHSGIELETLAKFGKLKIEGMISLGDFEYKGEAIGTEYDQNNDLVQDNITFYLDGAKAGNQAQTTARVGFTYEATESLKFDIDQFYASRLYASISPAAFSSKTTAALGSLQLPGHSLINAGVSYKLKLNDKMKLKFRFNVNNLTNEVYISDSATNIHATSGSTTYRGIDVRNRVYFGFGRTWNTSVRFEF from the coding sequence ATGAAAAAAATTAAAAATGTATTACTTGTGGCTTTGTTTTTTATAACTGCTGCAGTTGTAGGACAAACCAAGATTACTGGTATTGTGGTTGACGAAATGGGTGAACCATTACCAGGAGCAAACGTTGTAGTTAAGGGGACTACTAACGGAATTGGAACTGATTTCAACGGTAAATTTACGTTGAACTCAAAATCTAATTCAGGAGTAGTTGAGGTTTCTTTTGTTGGTTACGACACTAAAAATGTATCTTTTACATCAGCTAAAACCAATTTAGGACAAATTCAATTACAACCATCTAATGTATTAGGGGAAGTAGTTATTACAGGAGTAATTGATATCGCTAAAGATAGACAAACTCCAGTTGCATCTTCTACTATTAGAGCTGAAGAAATTCAAGAGAAGTTAGGATCTCAAGAGTTTCCTGAAATTTTAAAATCTACACCTTCAGTTTATGCAACTAAACAAGGTGGTGGTTTTGGTGATTCTAGACTTTCTATTAGAGGTTTTGATCAAGAAAATGTTGCTGTTTTAATTAACGGTGTTCCAGTAAATGATATGGAAAATGGTAGAGTATACTGGTCTAACTGGATGGGGTTATCTGATGTTACTTCAGCTATGCAAGTACAAAGAGGTTTAGGTTCTTCTAAATTAGCTAATGCTTCTGTTGGAGGTACAGTTAATATTGTAACAAAAACTTCACAACAAAGAGAAGGTGGTAATGTAGGATTTAGTTATGGTAATGATAACTATATGAAATACAGAGCATCATATTCTACAGGTAAATTAGAAAGCGGTCTTTCTGCTTCTATTTTATTAAGTAGAACACAACAAGATGGTTACGTTGATGGTACAAAAGCTGTTGGGCATAACTATTTTATTGGATTAGGGTATGCAGTAAATGATGATCACCAATTAGAATTTACTTTTACAGGAGCTCCACAATGGCACAACCAAAGAAGTTATGCTGAATCTATTTCTACTTACCAAAAATATGGAGTAGGTGGAGAGCCAAATATTAAATACAACGCAGCTTGGGGATATTTAAATGGAGAAGAGTTTTCATTTAGAAGAAACTTTTACCACAAGCCTGTTATGTCATTAAACCATGACTGGACAATTTCTGATGCTTCAAAATTATCAACTGTAGTTTATGCTTCATGGGGACGTGGAGGAGGAACAGGTCCTATTGGAGATGTAAATAACATCAGAGACTTTGATTCAAGATTAAGAGATTCTAATGGTATTGTTCGTTTTGATGATATCGCTAAGTGGAATGCTGGAGGAAGTGTTCCTGATTTCGGAGCAGATAGAACTAGTACTATCAGTGATAGAAGTAACGGTTTAACAAGAAGAGCTTCTATGAATTCTCATAACTGGTATGGAGCAGTTGTTAACTTCCATAATGATGCAAATGAAAACTTAAGTTGGGATTTAGGTATTGACGTAAGAACTTATAAAGGAATTCACTATAGAGTTGTAAACAACTTATTAGGAGCTACTGGTTATGTTGATAGCAGAGATAGAAATAACCCAAATAGAAATATTACTGATTTCGTTGAAGCTTCTCCAAGCTTTAACCCTTGGCAAAATATTTCTGATCAACAAAAAATTGAATATTACAATGATGGTAATGTACGTTGGTTAGGTGCTTTTGGACAAGTAGAATACAAAAATGATAAAATATCTACTTACTTACAAGGGGGTATTTCTCAACAAGGTTTCCAAAGAGTTGATTACTTTAACTTAGGAGCTCATAACGGTACTGAACAAGCATCTTCTTTTAAAAATTTAATTGGAGGTAATATTAAAGGGGGACTTAACTGGAACATTAATGAAGCACATAACGTATTCTTTAATGCTGGTTTTATTTCTAAACAACCTTTCTTTAACTCAGTATACACAAGTTTTACTAACAATGATATTAATCCATTCTTAACTAATGAAAAAATCATAAATTATGAAGTTGGTTATGGATTTAGTCATGAAAACTATGCTGTTAAATTAAATGCATATAGAACTTCATGGAAAGATAGATTTTTAAGAGGAAGAGGTTCAGTTAGAGGTAACTTTGTACAAATTAACGGAGTTGAGCAAGTTCACTCTGGAATTGAATTAGAAACTCTTGCTAAGTTTGGTAAACTGAAAATTGAAGGTATGATATCTTTAGGTGACTTTGAGTACAAAGGTGAAGCTATTGGTACTGAGTACGATCAAAACAACGATTTAGTACAAGATAACATTACTTTTTACTTAGATGGAGCTAAAGCTGGTAATCAAGCACAAACAACAGCTAGAGTTGGTTTTACATATGAAGCTACTGAGTCTTTAAAATTTGATATTGATCAATTTTATGCTTCTAGGTTATATGCTAGTATATCTCCAGCTGCTTTTTCTAGTAAAACTACAGCAGCGTTAGGATCTTTACAGCTTCCTGGTCACTCATTAATAAATGCAGGTGTATCATATAAATTAAAGCTTAATGATAAAATGAAATTAAAATTCCGTTTTAACGTTAACAACTTAACTAATGAAGTGTATATTTCTGATTCAGCAACTAATATTCATGCTACATCTGGTTCAACTACTTATAGAGGAATTGATGTAAGAAATAGAGTATACTTTGGTTTCGGAAGAACATGGAATACTTCTGTTAGATTTGAATTTTAA
- a CDS encoding amidophosphoribosyltransferase translates to MSDALKHECGIAMVRLLKPLEYYKEKYGTAFYGVNKMYLLMEKQHNRGQDGAGMASIKFNVEPGTRYISRVRSNKSQPIQDIFGQVNERINGIFEKNPDKIDDVQWQEENMPYIGNLFLGHVRYGTFGGNSIENVHPFLRQSNWRHQSLIVAGNFNMTNSKQLMKELIDLGQHPKESADTVTVMEKIGHFLEDEVSDTYLKAKDVGLNKKDASPFIEEHLDIQRILKRSSRNWDGGYAMAGLLGHGDAFVLRDPAAIRPAFYYQDDEVVVVASERPVIQTVFNVDIDKIKEIDRGHALIIKKNGKTTMAPILEQRPKKACSFERIYFSRGSDASIYEERKNLGKFVFPEVLKSINSDIENSVFSYIPNTAETSFFGMMEAAEDVLNQQKTDAILAGGGKLSKERVIEILSTRPRFEKIAIKDAKLRTFITDDSSRDDLVAHVYDVTYGVVKPTDNLVIIDDSIVRGTTLKKSIIKILDRLQPKKIVIVSSAPQIRYPDCYGIDMARIGDFIAFKAALELLKETNQYHIVYDVYQKCIEQQNNHDKDIVNYVKEVYAPFTDQQISAKIAEMLKTPEIKSNVEVIYQPVSKLHKACPENLGDWYFTGDYPTDGGHRVVNQAFINFYEGNDKRAY, encoded by the coding sequence ATGAGCGACGCTTTAAAACATGAATGTGGAATTGCTATGGTAAGGTTATTAAAACCTTTAGAATACTACAAGGAAAAATACGGTACCGCATTTTATGGAGTTAACAAAATGTACCTGCTTATGGAAAAACAGCACAATCGTGGTCAAGACGGTGCTGGGATGGCAAGTATAAAATTCAATGTAGAACCTGGAACAAGATATATTAGTAGAGTTCGTTCAAATAAATCACAACCAATACAAGATATTTTTGGTCAAGTTAATGAGCGAATCAATGGTATTTTTGAAAAGAATCCTGATAAAATTGATGATGTTCAATGGCAAGAAGAAAATATGCCATATATCGGAAATTTATTTTTAGGTCACGTTCGTTACGGTACATTTGGAGGAAATAGCATAGAAAATGTACACCCTTTTCTACGTCAAAGTAACTGGAGGCATCAAAGTTTAATTGTTGCTGGTAACTTTAACATGACTAACTCTAAACAATTAATGAAAGAATTGATTGATTTAGGGCAACACCCAAAAGAGTCTGCCGATACAGTTACTGTAATGGAAAAAATTGGACACTTTTTAGAAGATGAAGTTTCTGATACATATTTAAAAGCTAAAGATGTTGGTTTAAATAAAAAGGATGCTTCTCCTTTTATTGAAGAACATCTAGATATACAACGTATTTTAAAACGTTCATCAAGAAATTGGGATGGAGGTTATGCAATGGCTGGTTTATTAGGACATGGTGATGCATTTGTTTTAAGAGACCCAGCTGCTATAAGACCCGCTTTTTATTATCAAGATGATGAAGTGGTGGTAGTAGCTTCTGAACGTCCAGTTATACAAACTGTTTTCAATGTTGACATTGATAAAATTAAAGAAATTGATAGAGGTCACGCTTTAATTATTAAGAAAAACGGAAAAACTACAATGGCTCCTATTCTAGAACAAAGACCTAAGAAAGCTTGTTCTTTTGAACGTATCTATTTTTCTAGAGGTAGTGATGCTAGTATATATGAAGAGCGTAAAAATTTAGGGAAATTTGTTTTTCCTGAAGTTTTAAAATCTATTAATAGTGATATAGAAAATTCTGTATTCTCTTATATTCCTAACACAGCCGAAACCTCATTCTTTGGAATGATGGAAGCAGCTGAAGATGTATTAAATCAACAAAAAACTGACGCTATTTTAGCCGGTGGTGGGAAATTATCTAAAGAAAGAGTTATTGAAATTTTATCAACTCGTCCGCGATTTGAAAAAATAGCAATTAAAGATGCAAAATTAAGAACATTTATTACTGATGATAGTAGTAGAGATGACTTAGTTGCCCATGTTTATGATGTTACTTATGGAGTTGTAAAGCCTACTGACAATTTAGTTATCATTGACGATAGTATTGTTCGTGGAACAACTTTAAAGAAAAGTATTATTAAAATATTAGACAGATTACAACCTAAGAAAATTGTGATTGTATCTTCAGCTCCACAAATTCGTTATCCTGATTGTTATGGTATTGACATGGCAAGAATAGGTGATTTTATAGCATTTAAAGCCGCTTTAGAGCTACTTAAAGAAACAAATCAATATCATATAGTATATGATGTATATCAGAAGTGTATAGAGCAGCAGAATAATCATGATAAAGATATTGTTAATTATGTAAAAGAAGTATATGCTCCTTTTACAGATCAACAAATTTCTGCTAAAATAGCTGAAATGCTTAAAACTCCTGAAATTAAATCAAATGTTGAAGTGATATACCAGCCAGTAAGCAAGCTACACAAAGCATGTCCTGAAAACTTAGGAGATTGGTACTTTACTGGTGATTATCCTACTGATGGAGGTCATAGAGTAGTAAACCAAGCTTTCATCAACTTTTATGAAGGTAATGACAAAAGAGCTTATTAA
- a CDS encoding PfkB family carbohydrate kinase, with protein MSKLLAVGTVAFDAIETPFGKTDKILGGSGTFVSLAAAQFGVETGVVSVVGGDFPESYLDMMKNKGINTDGIEIVKDGKTFFWSGKYHNDMNSRDTLITELNVLEHFKPVVPKVFKDSEIVMLGNLHPLTQASVLDQMNERPKLVVLDTMNFWMDIALNDLHEVLKRVDVITINDEEARQLSGEYSLVNAAKKIHEMGPKYVVIKKGEHGALLFNEGKMFFAPALPLAEVFDPTGAGDTFAGGFCGFLAKTEDISFENMKNAIIYGSNLASFCVEKFGTQRMEELTKDEVQERLQAFKELTQFDIELS; from the coding sequence ATGAGTAAATTATTAGCGGTTGGTACTGTAGCTTTTGATGCTATTGAAACACCTTTTGGTAAAACAGATAAAATTTTAGGAGGATCAGGAACATTTGTAAGTTTGGCTGCTGCTCAATTTGGCGTTGAAACTGGTGTAGTTTCTGTTGTTGGTGGTGATTTCCCAGAATCATATTTAGATATGATGAAGAACAAAGGAATTAATACTGATGGAATAGAAATTGTTAAAGATGGTAAAACGTTTTTTTGGAGTGGTAAATATCACAATGACATGAACTCTCGTGATACTCTTATTACTGAATTAAATGTTTTAGAACATTTTAAACCAGTAGTTCCTAAAGTATTCAAAGATTCAGAAATTGTGATGTTAGGAAACTTACATCCATTAACTCAAGCTTCTGTATTAGATCAAATGAATGAAAGACCTAAGTTAGTAGTTTTAGATACTATGAATTTCTGGATGGACATTGCTTTAAATGATTTACATGAAGTATTAAAGCGTGTTGATGTAATTACTATTAATGACGAAGAGGCTAGACAATTGAGTGGTGAATATTCTTTAGTAAATGCTGCAAAGAAAATTCATGAAATGGGGCCTAAATATGTAGTAATAAAGAAAGGAGAACATGGAGCTTTATTATTCAATGAAGGTAAAATGTTTTTTGCTCCTGCATTACCTTTAGCTGAAGTTTTTGACCCAACTGGTGCTGGTGATACTTTTGCTGGTGGTTTTTGTGGATTTTTAGCAAAAACTGAGGACATCTCTTTTGAGAATATGAAAAACGCCATTATTTATGGTTCAAACTTAGCTTCTTTTTGTGTTGAAAAGTTTGGAACTCAACGAATGGAAGAACTTACGAAAGATGAAGTTCAAGAACGCTTACAAGCGTTTAAAGAGCTAACACAATTTGACATAGAATTATCATAA
- a CDS encoding SufE family protein: MTIKEIQEEIIDEFLMFDDWMERYEYIIELGKSLPLIDDTYKLDENLIKGCQSKVWLHSNLEGDIVTFTADSDAILTKGIVALLLRVFSNQTPKAILEADTGFIDEIGLKEHLSPTRANGLVSMVKQIKMYAIAQQTKLTN, translated from the coding sequence ATGACTATCAAAGAAATACAAGAAGAAATTATTGATGAGTTCTTAATGTTTGATGACTGGATGGAACGTTATGAATACATTATTGAGTTAGGTAAATCATTACCTTTAATAGATGATACTTATAAATTAGATGAGAATTTAATAAAAGGATGTCAATCTAAAGTATGGTTACATTCTAATTTAGAAGGAGATATTGTTACATTTACTGCAGATAGTGATGCCATTTTAACCAAAGGTATAGTGGCTTTATTGTTAAGAGTTTTTTCAAATCAAACACCTAAAGCTATTTTAGAAGCGGATACTGGTTTTATTGATGAAATTGGGTTGAAAGAACATTTAAGTCCAACAAGAGCAAATGGGTTAGTATCTATGGTTAAGCAAATAAAAATGTATGCGATAGCTCAGCAAACTAAATTGACAAATTAA
- a CDS encoding iron-sulfur cluster assembly protein yields the protein MTEENLEDLGDKIVRVIKTIFDPEIPVDIYELGLIYDVFISEENDAKILMTLTSPNCPVAETLPVEVEEKVKTLKEINNCEVEITFDPTWTQDMMSEEAKLELGLL from the coding sequence ATGACTGAAGAGAATTTAGAAGATTTAGGAGATAAAATAGTACGTGTTATAAAAACAATTTTTGATCCAGAAATACCTGTAGATATTTATGAATTAGGATTGATTTATGATGTTTTTATATCTGAGGAAAATGATGCGAAAATTTTAATGACCTTAACATCTCCTAATTGTCCAGTAGCTGAAACTTTACCAGTAGAGGTAGAAGAAAAAGTGAAAACATTAAAAGAGATTAATAATTGCGAAGTAGAAATTACTTTTGACCCTACTTGGACGCAAGATATGATGAGTGAAGAAGCAAAATTAGAGTTAGGTCTTTTATAA
- a CDS encoding DUF2480 family protein codes for MAEEIINRVASSKLITIDLEDYYPNGTRVVFDIKDWLFQELILKEKDFRQDVKNHDWSQYENSFVALTCSSDAIIPSWAYLLLTTELSLYAKKVVIGNLELLETVLYQGIINELDINSFKDKPVIIKGCANKPIPPSAYTLLIEKIQPIAKTIMFGEACSTVPLFKRK; via the coding sequence ATGGCTGAAGAAATTATAAATAGAGTAGCAAGTAGTAAATTAATTACTATTGACTTAGAAGATTATTATCCAAATGGTACTAGAGTAGTTTTTGATATTAAAGATTGGCTTTTTCAAGAGTTAATTTTAAAAGAAAAAGACTTTAGACAGGATGTTAAAAATCATGATTGGTCTCAATATGAAAATTCGTTTGTTGCTTTAACTTGCAGCTCAGATGCTATAATACCTTCTTGGGCATACTTGTTATTAACTACGGAATTGTCATTGTATGCAAAAAAAGTAGTAATTGGTAATTTAGAGCTACTTGAAACTGTTTTATACCAAGGAATAATTAATGAACTTGATATTAATAGTTTTAAAGATAAGCCTGTAATAATTAAAGGATGTGCTAATAAACCTATACCTCCTTCTGCATATACTTTGCTAATTGAAAAAATTCAACCTATAGCAAAAACTATTATGTTTGGTGAAGCATGTTCAACAGTACCTTTATTTAAAAGAAAATAA
- a CDS encoding DUF3078 domain-containing protein, protein MKKILFTLLISCSLISFSQEKKDSIPKKWEVTGKLVFLFNQSTFSNWVAGGSNTIAGNIAINYDFNYNKNNWRWDNKITSIYGLSYVDGQGVRKTGDRFEYNSLLGLKADKYWFFSFLSNFRTQYTRGYDYKKTPKLPISDFLSPAYWSFGPGMLWKKSDNQRINIAPATARFTFVSDEFSGKYGVAQGDNSSFSLGFNLSAYFKFDVMKDVQMENILTVYSDYLNSPQNIDIDYQMRFFIKINEYLSMNLGFHAIIDDNASSKIQFKQVFGLGLNYIFHKR, encoded by the coding sequence ATGAAGAAAATTCTTTTTACGCTATTAATTAGTTGTTCATTAATTAGTTTTTCTCAAGAAAAAAAAGACAGTATCCCTAAAAAATGGGAAGTTACAGGTAAGCTTGTTTTTTTGTTTAATCAATCTACATTTTCTAATTGGGTTGCTGGTGGTAGTAATACTATTGCTGGAAATATTGCCATAAATTATGATTTTAATTACAACAAAAATAATTGGCGTTGGGATAATAAGATTACTTCAATTTATGGGTTAAGTTATGTAGATGGGCAAGGGGTTAGAAAAACAGGAGACCGATTTGAATACAACTCTTTATTAGGGTTAAAAGCAGATAAATATTGGTTTTTTTCCTTTTTAAGTAATTTTAGAACTCAATATACACGAGGATACGATTATAAAAAAACACCAAAGTTACCTATTTCAGACTTTTTATCACCAGCTTATTGGAGTTTTGGGCCTGGTATGTTGTGGAAAAAATCTGACAATCAAAGAATAAATATAGCGCCAGCTACTGCAAGATTTACATTTGTTTCTGATGAGTTTTCTGGAAAATATGGTGTGGCTCAAGGTGATAATTCAAGTTTTAGTTTAGGTTTTAACTTGTCTGCATATTTTAAGTTTGATGTTATGAAGGATGTTCAAATGGAGAATATTTTAACTGTGTATTCTGATTATTTAAATAGCCCTCAAAATATTGATATTGACTATCAAATGCGATTTTTTATCAAGATAAATGAGTATCTTTCTATGAATTTAGGTTTTCATGCCATCATAGATGATAATGCCTCTAGTAAAATACAGTTCAAACAGGTATTTGGTTTAGGGCTAAATTATATTTTCCATAAAAGGTGA
- a CDS encoding DUF3078 domain-containing protein gives MKKIVAIAMLFGTLVVNAQEKKEEPKEGWKRGGNISFLFNQSAFNNWLAGGVNNISGTLGINYDFNYAKGDWTWDNKIIASYGLTKIKNEGAKKTDDRFELNSLAGKKASGNWYYSAFFNFKTQMSSTYNEGIQQSHFFSPAYFQFGPGMLWKKSENLKVNFAPATSKLIIVDNQFTAGLPAGASYFGVKPGETTRYELGAAINGYYKINIMENVSVENILNLYSNYLDEAQNVDIDYTVNVVMKINKYLSANLALQAIYDDNAYEGFQTREIFGLGVNYNF, from the coding sequence ATGAAAAAAATAGTAGCTATCGCAATGTTATTTGGAACGTTAGTAGTTAACGCCCAAGAAAAAAAAGAAGAGCCAAAAGAAGGATGGAAAAGAGGAGGAAACATTTCTTTTTTATTCAATCAATCTGCATTTAATAATTGGTTAGCTGGAGGTGTTAATAATATTTCAGGAACATTAGGGATAAATTACGATTTCAATTATGCTAAAGGAGATTGGACTTGGGATAATAAAATTATTGCTTCTTATGGTTTAACAAAAATAAAAAATGAAGGTGCTAAAAAAACAGATGATCGTTTTGAGCTTAACTCTTTAGCAGGTAAAAAAGCTTCTGGAAATTGGTATTATTCTGCTTTTTTTAATTTTAAAACACAAATGTCTTCAACATATAATGAAGGTATTCAACAATCTCATTTTTTCTCTCCTGCTTACTTTCAGTTTGGTCCAGGTATGTTATGGAAAAAATCGGAAAATTTAAAAGTTAATTTTGCACCAGCAACTTCAAAATTAATTATTGTTGATAATCAATTTACTGCTGGTTTGCCTGCTGGAGCAAGTTATTTTGGTGTTAAACCAGGCGAAACTACTAGATATGAACTTGGAGCTGCAATAAACGGGTATTATAAAATAAATATTATGGAAAATGTATCTGTTGAAAATATCTTAAATTTATATAGTAATTATTTAGATGAAGCTCAAAATGTAGATATTGATTATACAGTTAATGTTGTAATGAAAATTAATAAATACTTATCAGCTAATTTAGCACTACAAGCAATTTATGATGATAATGCGTATGAAGGTTTTCAAACAAGAGAAATTTTTGGTTTAGGAGTAAACTATAATTTCTAA
- a CDS encoding SDR family NAD(P)-dependent oxidoreductase — protein sequence MRKTAFITGATSGIGKATAMFFAKNNINLVICGRRVEKLKTLEKELLKYTKVHTLQFDVRFKDQVEKAINSLPDDFKKIDVLINNAGNAHGLSSIQEGSVDDWDAMIDGNVKGLLYVSKSIIPQMVERNDGFIVNIGSIAGKEVYPNGNVYCASKFAVNALNKGMRLDLNKHNIRVCAIHPGLVETEFSDVRFKGDTNKAKTVYQGYKALQAEDIADIIHFVITRPYHVNIEDLIVYPTAQASATVLNKN from the coding sequence ATGAGAAAAACTGCTTTTATAACAGGTGCTACATCAGGAATAGGAAAAGCGACAGCTATGTTTTTTGCTAAAAACAATATTAACTTGGTAATTTGCGGAAGGCGTGTTGAAAAGTTAAAAACTCTAGAAAAAGAGCTTTTAAAATATACTAAAGTACATACATTACAATTTGATGTTCGTTTTAAAGATCAAGTAGAAAAAGCAATCAATAGTTTGCCAGATGACTTTAAAAAAATAGATGTTCTTATTAATAATGCAGGAAACGCTCATGGATTAAGTTCTATTCAAGAAGGAAGTGTTGATGATTGGGATGCTATGATTGATGGTAATGTAAAAGGACTATTATATGTTTCAAAATCAATAATTCCTCAAATGGTTGAGAGAAATGATGGTTTTATTGTAAATATAGGCTCTATTGCAGGAAAAGAAGTGTATCCTAATGGTAACGTTTATTGTGCGTCTAAGTTTGCTGTAAATGCTTTAAATAAAGGAATGCGTTTAGATTTAAATAAACATAATATTCGTGTTTGTGCAATACATCCAGGTTTAGTTGAAACAGAGTTTTCAGATGTACGATTTAAAGGAGATACAAATAAAGCTAAAACTGTTTATCAGGGATATAAAGCATTACAAGCAGAAGATATTGCTGATATTATTCATTTTGTGATAACAAGGCCTTATCATGTAAATATTGAAGATTTAATAGTGTATCCTACTGCGCAAGCAAGCGCTACAGTTTTAAATAAAAATTAA
- a CDS encoding ATP-binding protein, whose translation MINKRLLIKNLLSKNDENSFYDKKQQLSLNSREGKAKFIKHVCALSNSNPDNNSYIVIGVEDEKNKIIGVDFFDDSKIQNLVNAYLNNPPKIEYENVPFPRLPRYKVVGLVTIYPNNEMSSLKKTAWKYPKGAVFYRRGSNSIPVEGFFEVKNTNQPIVEAIEKNARNNIELTLNGVFDFFKKHKKEYNPQYKVFKEQFVLCWAGKETLINKEVYFSRVDIELVNEQVRLFFSDLDDVQISFNEHSFIITEYILLGIDTSEKRYPLEKTIIHFKDNGIHDIASEFLFDPPQFDKKILHHIYNTNNSIVSKIEKEISLTLTEQVDVLKLPTTYLICYLNGFLEASKQLKKAKNYIRDLEDKTTYVKYKEALRVLRKVKYS comes from the coding sequence GTGATTAACAAACGGCTTTTAATTAAGAATTTACTTTCTAAAAATGATGAAAATAGCTTTTATGATAAGAAGCAACAGTTGTCATTAAATTCAAGAGAAGGAAAGGCTAAATTTATAAAGCATGTTTGTGCACTGTCTAACTCTAATCCTGATAATAATTCATATATAGTTATTGGGGTAGAAGATGAGAAGAATAAAATTATTGGAGTTGATTTTTTTGATGATAGCAAAATCCAAAATTTGGTAAATGCATATTTAAATAATCCTCCTAAGATTGAGTATGAAAATGTACCATTTCCTAGATTACCTCGCTATAAAGTAGTAGGATTAGTTACTATATACCCTAATAATGAAATGTCATCGTTAAAAAAAACAGCTTGGAAGTATCCAAAAGGAGCGGTTTTTTATAGAAGAGGAAGTAATTCAATACCAGTTGAAGGTTTTTTTGAAGTAAAAAATACAAATCAACCTATTGTTGAGGCTATTGAAAAAAACGCTAGGAATAATATAGAGTTAACATTGAATGGGGTTTTTGATTTTTTTAAAAAACATAAAAAAGAATACAATCCTCAATATAAGGTGTTTAAAGAGCAATTTGTGTTGTGCTGGGCAGGAAAAGAAACTTTAATAAATAAAGAGGTTTATTTTTCACGAGTAGACATAGAGTTAGTTAATGAACAAGTACGATTATTCTTTTCTGATTTAGATGATGTTCAAATTTCTTTCAATGAGCATTCGTTTATTATAACTGAATATATTTTGTTAGGTATAGATACTAGTGAAAAAAGATATCCATTAGAGAAAACAATTATTCATTTTAAAGATAATGGAATACACGATATAGCTTCAGAGTTTTTGTTTGACCCCCCTCAATTTGATAAAAAAATATTGCACCATATTTACAATACTAATAATAGTATAGTTTCAAAAATTGAAAAAGAAATTTCTTTAACTTTAACTGAGCAGGTAGATGTTTTAAAGCTTCCTACAACTTATTTAATTTGTTATTTGAATGGTTTTTTAGAGGCATCAAAACAATTAAAGAAAGCAAAAAACTATATTCGAGATTTGGAGGATAAAACAACTTATGTAAAGTATAAAGAAGCATTACGTGTATTACGTAAAGTAAAGTACAGTTAA